The genomic region TTTACATTCCAATATGGATGATTAAAAACCTGCAACAAAACAAATAACTTTTAGTGCCTTAACAGGATTTACATTCCAATATGGATGATTAAAAACCTATTATAGCCGTCTTCTTCAACAATTTTTTGAATATTTACATTCCAATATGGATGATTAAAAACGTTACCACCAGTTTTAATTCTAATATATTTTATTTCATTTACATTCCAATATGGATGATTAAAAACTTGTACATCTTCAATAATACCTGTTAAAGCATCTAAATTTACATTCCAATATGGATGATTAAAAACTCATTATATTTATAATATTTATTATTAGTACTTTTCAAATTCATCAATCGTCTATATATATTTAGTTACTTGAAAAAATTCCTTTTAAATATATCAATATCATATACTATTTTATTCATGGTATATTAAAACTTTGTCGAACATATATATTCTTTTTAAAACTATACATCGACAATCATAAAAAATTTGAAGTTTTATCTTCTTCAACTCCCCAAAATTCCTTGTTTAACCATCTTTCATTACGACTTTCAAAAACTATTATCGAATCTAAATCTTTTCTAATAATATTTTCTAATTCGTATCTTAATTTATATATTTCTGATTTCGTTAATTCTCCCTCAAAAACAGAATTTTGTATATGATATAAATACTTTTTGCAAATTTTAAATACCTTTGGTAAAATTTTTTCTCCAACACCATCTTCATCAAATTTGATATCATAAACTAATAATATATACATATTTTCTCACCACCATAAAGTAAACCCTTCATAACTTTTTTCTTCTAATAAATGCTTTATTAACTTATAACATTCTAATCTTATTAGATATCTATACGATACTTTTTTATGCAAGGTTTTGTGCATTATAGTTTTTTTTAATCTTTCGTCATACATTTCAAGTATTTTTTTTCTTGCTTTATCTTTTAGATATAATCCATTTAAATCTTTTTCGAAATCTTTTTCAGTAATAATTTTTTTATTTAATAATAAAAATATCAATCTATCTCCTATTAACGGTTTAAATATTTCTGATATATCTAAACTTAATGAAAATCTTCTCTCTCCTGGCTCATGCAAATAACTTATGGAAGGGTTTAAATATGTTTTATAAATTTCAGATATTGTTGTTGTATATATTATCGAATTAATAAAAGATATTAGTGTATTAACAATATTTTCTGGCGGCCTTTTGGTTCTTTTTTCAAAAGAAAAATCAACTATATTATCCCATGAAGAATAATAAACTTCTCTAATATTTCCTTCTATTCCCATCAATTGAGAAATATCCTTTTGTTCGCTTATTTTATTTCTTAAATAATTTATTTCATTAATATAAGTTTCAATATTTTCTTTTCTAGAATTATAGTATCTTAAATTTCTAAATATATTAAATGAAGCTGCTTCTATGATTTTTTTTGCTATGTATAATCTTTTCTCATGGTTTAAATAATGTTCTACTTGCTTAACTAAAATATTTCCAGAAATTTTATTTTCTTTAGGAATATAAGTTCCTGAATAATAACCATAATAATTATAAAAATGAACTAATATATTTTTTTGAGATAAAAAATTTAACAGCTTACTATTTAATGTAATCTCACCAAAAACATATATATCATCAACAACTTCTATAGGAATATAAGACTTCCCATTTTTATTTATTAGTATTAAACTATTATCCTTTCTTTGTAATGTCCCGCTTGAAAATATATATATAGTTTTCTTCATAATTTATATATAGCAAAACTCACAAAATGCACATTTTTTACAAATACTAGTTTTTAAATTTTTTTCTGGTATCTTTTTAGAATTTTTTATTATATTTATTTCATTAATAATTTTTTCTATAAATTTTTTATCTTTCTCTTCATACACAACTTTTATTCTTTTTCTTAAATTTGGATAATCTATAATTCCCTCTTTCACATCAACACCATACATATTTAAATAATATATATAATATTTCAATTGCCAAATACTAGCTTCTTCAAATGAACGTGATTTTTTTATCTCATGTATAACTTTTTTATCTCTAATAAGGTCTATATTGATTTCATCATTTATCATAATATTTTTTTGAGAATTTTTATAATAATTCTCTTCTATATATTTTCCTATTTTTACATCTTCATTTTCATTCTCCAATGAAATTCCATGGGTATAAAACCACAATTTCCTTTTACAAATAAAATAATAATAAAATTCTACTCCTGAAATCATTTCTACTCCTAGAAAAAGTTATTAAACTCTTTATTTTCCTCTTTACTATATGTTATTCCTAATTCTTTTGAATACTCGCAATTATGAATAACCAACTTTTCATATTTATTAATTTTTATCTCTTTTATATTATTTAATTCATTGCATCGTATAGAAGCAGTATAATTTAAAATTTCATCTTTAATCTTATATTTCTCCTTTCTAGAAATATTTTTTTCATTATATTTTTTCAGTAGTTCATTTATATATTCTTCATTTTCATTATAAACATCTTTAGGAATAACTAATACAGAATCTATATCTCTAAATATTTTTGATACTTCATTTTTTTCTAATTCATAAGGATTATATGTTTTCACA from Marinitoga aeolica harbors:
- the cas2 gene encoding CRISPR-associated endonuclease Cas2; the protein is MYILLVYDIKFDEDGVGEKILPKVFKICKKYLYHIQNSVFEGELTKSEIYKLRYELENIIRKDLDSIIVFESRNERWLNKEFWGVEEDKTSNFL
- the cas1b gene encoding type I-B CRISPR-associated endonuclease Cas1b, whose product is MKKTIYIFSSGTLQRKDNSLILINKNGKSYIPIEVVDDIYVFGEITLNSKLLNFLSQKNILVHFYNYYGYYSGTYIPKENKISGNILVKQVEHYLNHEKRLYIAKKIIEAASFNIFRNLRYYNSRKENIETYINEINYLRNKISEQKDISQLMGIEGNIREVYYSSWDNIVDFSFEKRTKRPPENIVNTLISFINSIIYTTTISEIYKTYLNPSISYLHEPGERRFSLSLDISEIFKPLIGDRLIFLLLNKKIITEKDFEKDLNGLYLKDKARKKILEMYDERLKKTIMHKTLHKKVSYRYLIRLECYKLIKHLLEEKSYEGFTLWW
- the cas4 gene encoding CRISPR-associated protein Cas4 codes for the protein MISGVEFYYYFICKRKLWFYTHGISLENENEDVKIGKYIEENYYKNSQKNIMINDEINIDLIRDKKVIHEIKKSRSFEEASIWQLKYYIYYLNMYGVDVKEGIIDYPNLRKRIKVVYEEKDKKFIEKIINEINIIKNSKKIPEKNLKTSICKKCAFCEFCYI